The Archocentrus centrarchus isolate MPI-CPG fArcCen1 chromosome 5, fArcCen1, whole genome shotgun sequence genome contains the following window.
GATAAATATTTCTGGGGGCAACACCCTGCCCATGGCAGAAGACGAGAAGTAGGTGTAAGAAGGTGGAGGTGCTGAAGACTGCAGAGGATGGATGTGGCATACATGATGGTTCTGCCTCTGTTGCATTGCAAAGGAGAGCATCAGGTATAAGGCTGAGAATTGGTGGCCAAAGGGACAGATGTAACAGGATGATGTTCAGTGTTCCAGTGCTGTTTTGTTGCCACAGTACAGTGCCGTGAAAAAGCATTTGCCCCCTTCTTggattttgtatatttgtcacactgaaatatttcaaacaaattttaatattagataaaGCTAATattaaatgataatttcattAATTAAGGGGAAAAAGCTATCTAAACTGACCTGGCCCTATGTGGAAAAGGCAATTGCCttctaaacctaataactggttgtgccacctttggcagcaagaactgcaatcaagtgtttgtgataactggcaatgagtttttcacatcgctgtggaggaattttggcccattcttcttgttttaattcagccacattggagggtttttgagtATCAATGGCCTGTTTAGGGttatgccaaagcatctcaatctgatttgtCCAGACTTTGACAAGGCCACtccaaaagcttcattttgcttttgttgaTTCAGTCAGAGGTGagcttgctggtgtgttttggatcattgctccttcaggattttctggtagagagcaaaaTTCATAGCTCCATCAATTATGGCAAGTCATACAAggtctgaagcagcaaagcagcctcagcctcacactaccaccaccatgtttgactgttggtatgatgttctttttatgaaatgctgtgttagttttatgctaGATGTAagaggactcaaaccttccaaaacattccacttttgtctcattattCCACAGAATATATTCCCAAAGTCTCTGAGATTatcaagatgatttttttggcaaatgagagacgagcctttgtgttcttttttggttttctccttggaacgcTCCCattgatgccatttttgcccagtctcttccTTACTGTTGAATCATCACCACTGACACGTGAGTCCTGCAATTCTTTAAATGCTGttttgggttcttttgtgacctcctggatgagcctttgatgcgctcttggagtCTTTTTGGCATGCCGGCCACTGCTGGGAAGTTTAAGCACTGTTTCAAGTTTTcttcatttgtggataatgcctctcaccgtggttcactggagtcccaaagccttcaAAATGGCTTTGTAATGATTTCCAGACTGATAAATGTCacagactttgtttctcatctgtttcttaggagatttcttgattcagcaggtctggcagtaattaGACCTGGGTGTGGCTcatgaaattgaactcagcttccCCAAAAATGTAGTTGATCatagttaattcatgatttgaCAAGggaggcaattactttttcatcaTTATACTTAGggccaaatttattaataaatagaatcatcatttaaaaactgcattttgcattaaaaacaaaaacaaaaaaacccctgcattttgtatttactgagGTTACTCAAGCAGTGTatacccccccacacccccacccaATTTTGATTAACTCGCATGAGTTGTaccacccaccccacccacacccacacccacacccctCCCCCACTTACTATATAATTCTGTTTTGTGTGATCATTGCAGGATAAATACAATTGTTTCTTTGCAATTTTAATAgaatgtaaaaacacacaatagcaGTTTTCTAAGCTGCAGACAGACAGTCTGGAACAGAAGGCATTCATTCTGACAAAATATCGAAATATTCTGACCACCCGTATTTACATAATATCAAAGGAACCTGGCAATAACGTATTCAGTGACAACAAAAAGCTCATACATCCAGCTAAACTGTGGTGTTTTGCTGGATGTACGAGCTGTTTTCAAAAATGCATCATCACTGCTGGGAACATCAAAATTGTTTTGAAAACTATTCAAAAGCATTTGAGAAAACCTGTGAAAAGAACCATTAACATTTACACCATTTCTCCACTgcttttttgaaacatttttaaaggtttCAGTACTGAAGATTACCAAAACAGCTAACACATGCACGAAAACACATGAAGACTTTTAAGTCAATATAAAAGCACTGTGACAATGAATGAAAAGCTGTTCTCAGTGGCACTGAATGGCTTCTGTATTGTTGTGTATCACAGTGGATACTCTTCAGATGCTGCTTTCACCGCGTTTTACATTCTGCTTTGTTCAGCAAAAGAGCACTTTCATTTGCATGTTATGTgaggagataaaaaaaaaagcactacagTGTATCTGCAACTTTCTGCATCTTCTTTTATTGTATTGTCTTTTCCTTGATACATCACACACCCTCTTCTTCTCACCTGGACAGCCTGCTGCTCCTGTAAAATGTTTATCTTATCATGTTCCTCCATATTAACAAAGTATTGTAACTCTTTTGCACTCAGCTCTATGATTATGTTTTACACCTGCAACTTTGGCGATTAAATAGATTATTCTGCATGCAGCTTACACAGTCAAATAATgacatacactcactggacactttgttaggtacatctcgctagtaccaggttggactcccttttgccttcaaagcTACTTTAATTCTTGGTGTTATTGATTCAACAAGATGCAGGAAACAttactcagagattttggtccatatgtGCATGATAATATCCCacatttgctgcagatttgttggatGCACATCTACCGTTCCaccgcatcccaaaggtgctctattggactgagatctggtgactgtggaggccatttgagtacaaccAGTTTGAGATTCGAGCTTTGTGActtggtgcattatcctgctggaagcagccgtccaaagatgggtacactggtcatacagggatggacatggtcagcaacaatatttaGGTAGGCAAATAAATAATACTcaattacaccaccaccagcaatGTGAACCACTGATATGTGGCAgaatggagccatgctttcatgtcttttatgccaaattctgaccctactttCTAAATggcacagcagaaattgagactcagaCCAAGCAATGTTTTTTCCTTCTATGGTCCAATTTCAGTGAACTCATATGAGTTGTACCCTtcgtttcctgttcttagctgacaggtgtgggacccggtgtggtcttctgctgctgtagcccatctgcttcaaggttctgGTTCAAggtctgtgcattcagagatgcttttttgCATGTCTAGGAGTATTTATCCTATCACTtagaagcagtctggccattctcctttgacatctggcatcaacaagacatgTTCACACAAAGAACTGCCtctcactggacattttctttttccagaccATTATTTGTAAATCCTGGTGATggtaggaaaatcccagtagctcagcagcttctgaaatactcagaccagcctgtttAGCACCAACAGTCATGCCACATccaaaatcacctaaatcacctttcttacTCATTCTCAGTCTCTCATTCAAGCAGGTTTGTacatcagcaggtcatcttgaccatgtctacatgcttaatttttttttagtttttgccatgtgattggctggtttgTGTTAATCAACAGTTAAACAGGTCTATCTAATGAAGTATTAAGCATATACTTTAATATTTCAAGTGTTATATTTTTACCATAAAACCTTAGACATgcatgtaaagaaaaacaaacaaaaaaaaaaaaaaacagagccgTCTGTAAATTTTATGCCTGAGGCTCATGGGAATTGCTTCAGTTTTATAGCCATTTcctttataaaattaaaaaaaaaaaaaaaaagaaggttagAGTCATTATGTCCATCCCCTGGGAAACACAATAATatctataaatgtatttatggcTAAAAGTCaaaccacacacaaaaacatgcaaatctGTTacggtgagaaaaaaaaagttctcagaAGGAGGACTGATTTAGATTTTAATGGGTATTATACAAGTTTTccgaaggaaaaaaggaaacattgaAACAAGAGGCAAATGAAACCCCAGTTCCAAACCAAAACTACAACAGCATCAGCTAACAAAATGGATAGTGCTATTACACTGTACCCAACAAATACTGAGCGAGGGTATCATAATAATAAGACATAAAAGTGTTGTCTTGTCTAAAACATATGAGAGCACCTAAAGTTTAAACCAGGAAACGGTCTCATTTCTACTCTGATGATGGAGCCGGAGGTGCAAAGaattaaaatccattttttcagtttttggtctgtagtgtaatatatatatactctaTAATTCGTCAAATAGTAAAGATCCTCTCAGAAAAATCAACAGAGAAAAGATAATATTCTGTTCATATGGGTCAAACCTACAAAAACTACAGATAGTTAAAGTTCACAACCATTGatggtttaaaacaaagagTCCATCTGTTCTGGTAAATGCCCTGTGATTGCAATGATGCTCAGGGATCAGCaacaaagaaactgcagtttacAAATCCAAATATAGTCTATTTTTGGTTTCAAGTAAGAGCAAAAAATAATATCCATAATCAATTTAAGTGGAGCAAGCaaacataccataccataccataccataccataccataccataccataccataccaatATCTTATTTACATTATAATTGTATTTACATCAGGGGATACTGAGGGAAAGTATTTCAATTCAAAGTCCATGTTTAACTTGTTATTTGAAAACTGTAACAGGGTTTACGATGCACAATGCAAggttctttctttaaaaagtgCAATTCCTTttcttaaagtaaaaaaatatatctccATATTTTGTATATATGTAGAAATGTTGTTCATATAAACAGCAATTGTTGATTTAAGAGCCCTAAAGACAGTGACTAAAAATGAATGTGTCCGGTTGATAGGCAGCAAAttattgtaaaatataaattattttataatacTCCATAGAAAAATCAGAAGTACCGCATtttaacagaaacagaaactactgaagtctttttttttttctctctcttttaggagtgtttgcagattttttttctagacTAATGTGGGCAAGTTTATCCGATATTTACCACATGGTTTGGTTGCAAAACATTACTGgataacagcaacaacaaaaagtaaTACTTCCATAAAATATCTAAGAATAAAACAGTGGCGGACCTGAAGGCGGCCCACAGAACCTCCAATACTTCAGccttacaaaatacaaaaaggtAGATAAGCTGGTTTACATGCGTACATGTTTATAtatgaatgtttttcttttttctttcttttttttttgttgcttgtgGAATAACAGTGCTGCGCAAGCAGTATTTCTTAAAAAGGACATCCTCTACACAGTTATAAAAAGCAAGCGGATATTAAAAGTAAATAGTGGTAAACTTGTGTCTCTTGTTTCCAGTGGCCTGCAATGACACCTTTGTGTGTACCAGTATATTGTGGCAACAAGAGTTTCATCAACTGCTCACCAAGCGCAACGTGTTTCTTCCCTTCATATTCAAGTAGTGTTATGTAGCTATATTTGCACATCTTAGAATAGCTTATACTGAAATGAAATCCTTGCACAGCATCAGGTGTCTAACCGCAGGCTCTGATGTCACTGGAAAGGTGTGTTTATCATCACTGAAGAAAGTCTCTCGCAGTTTCACGCTCAATTAACATGCTCGGACATCATGCTGCTTTCCAGTTCATTTGATAAAATTCATAATGTCATAATAATAATGACGTATACTGTATCATATTGTATATgacaaatttttttgttttcccctacCAAAATCGTCCTTGTTTTTTGCCTCAAACACAGTTTCTTTTTCCCAACAGTAGGTGAAACAAAGTCCTTAAAACATGCTTCTTTTACTGAGTCTTTCTGTCTCGTCTTAAATGTGCAACTTTAGGATCCATTGCTGGGCTGTGCGGTCTGTCTGTGCGCCTCTGTGCTCGTGTCCTTGCAGTCTCCAGGAAGACTGCCGCTGGCCTGCAGGGCCAGCTGGGCTTGCAGGTCTTTGACGACACTTTCCAGGCTCTGCCGAGCTTCTctctcctgctgcagctcccGCCTCAGCTGCTCACGATCGGCTTctgcctgctgcagctgcacatgCAACTCTTCAATCTGCGCAACACAGACATCAGTAGGTAACCATGAAAAACAACTAAGGAATGGGATCAATAACCGCAGCAAAGCACAATAATTTCTAGTGCAAGGGCGGCCTTGGTCAGCTTGGAGGCATCTTACCTGAGTAGAGTACTTGACCCGGAGGCGTTCAGCTTCACAGCCTTTGTCACAAACTCgcagctgtctctctctctccaactCTCTCTTCAGCCGCCCACAAGACTCCTCCGCATCCCTCATCTTTCTCTCCCAGTCCACACGAAGGCGTTCTATCTCCTTTCGCAAGTTGCGCTTGGCCTCGATGGCCTCACGAAGGCGCCCTTTCTTAGCCACTCTCACAAACTCCAGCTCCTGTAAAAACATCAGAGTCATTAGATTTGTAAACCTGATATCCAAAGAAACTTTTCTGATATCGGTTTCACACGTTACCTGCTGAAGACTGCGTTTAGCTTGAAGAGCAGCTGCCAGCTTCTCTTCCTGCTTCACTCTCATCCTGACAACCTCCTGCAGGATTTTTTCCCGCGCCTCCTTGGTGTCAAGACCAGCATAGAGCATCTGTCTCATGGTGTCCATCTCTGGGCAAACAGTCCCTGGCAGCCAGGAAGGTCTCTCTTGAGCCCGAGCAATGCTCTGAGGAATCAGAGTCTGAGACACACTGGTGCAAGCAGAGGGAGGTGAAGCCAGGGAGGAGGCTGGCATTGGacctgaggagagagagagagaggtttaACATTGTAAGGATGGTGATTAAACTACAACAGTACTGGTGTTCTAATTCTCAAAGACTCGATATAAAATTGAGAAGTTGTTGCAAATAATCACTAGAAGAGAAGACAGAAattataaaaactaaaagattATTGatgtttacttgtttgtttttctttgtagttTTAATCATCTGctatatatacacatgcatTTGCTGCCACATAAATAGAAAACTATTATTTCTCTTGTACTTGTTCCATTTGACACCAGGTGGCGCAGGTGCACAGGAATCACCATGAACAAGCCTGCTCTTTACTGTGCAATAAAAGTTGAAATCGAAGAGTCTGTGCCCTATATAAGCTTTGctcaatttatttttgcaattattcttttttaaaaaaagatgggTGGTACTCACTATCATCACAGTCATCCACATCAATCTCTCCATCTGTGTCCATGTCTTCGGCTCGGCTAGGGTTGCTGGAATGGGCCGGCTTTGTTGTAGGCTGTGCGTCACCATTATGCAGCTCCTGCATGGAAATGGCAGCTGTCCCCCTGTCAGGAGTGTTGCTGTCCTTGGGATGGACTGCAGGGGCCAGGTGGGCAAATGCCAAATTGTGAGTCCCCTGATTCCTTGAGCAGGTCCTGTGAGGAAATAAACACAGCCATTTGATTGGTAAAAGGCTTGATTTAAGAGATATGCTgtatttaaaaccaaaactGCAACATATTTGTTTGGAAGACTCACCTCTCCACCTCCTTCTGGGTGGTTGGTTTCTCTTTATCTGCTGCCTTGGGAGACCAGGGGCGGAAAGCAGAGGGCCTCTGTTTTAGTTGGACCTGTTTCAGATCCTGGAGCAACAAACGACACAACAAGCTTGGATAAACTCAGAAAACTGCCACTAGAACGTTAAATCAGCCATGACGAGTACATTCAAAGgcctttctttatttaaagagGCCAGATGAGGAGAGGTCATGATGAGCTTTAACATTCCTCCTTTGAGCTTTAATTTTTCAAGTTACACATAACATAGACATATAGCGTACAAACCTTATGCGCAGACTTTGACAGTGACTGTAACCAGTCAGGTTTCCGGTCGCTTTCAGCTGACTGTAATTTGTCAAATTTGGACCTCTTGGTTGGGATGGGGCTGGGAGactgaagagagagaagaggggaATAAACAGTTAATCATCACAATCCTCGCAGAGATAAAAGCACATCATGTAGCACGCCATAGAGAGTTCAAAAACCCACAGCTTCTAAAAATGCTACAGTATGACTGCAAATGGCATTATTCATAAGCAACACATGGATTTGTCAGAACATGTAGACATGTTTTACAGTTCTGTACTACAGTAAAAGAGCAGAAGGTCACAGAATGAGAAAATACTGTAGAAAAGTCTCAGAGAGGCAAGGAGGATAGACGATGCATCTGTGTAAGCATTCAGCCTCCGAGCCTGGCatgtctgcatgtttgtgtgtgactgtgtgtgcatgagcaGGGCTTTGAGCTTAGCAGACACTCAAGCTGGTCTGGCTGGCAGCCAGTAAGGCTACATTGCTCCCTGCCAGGCAGGAGAGGCGCCGTCAGGTGGAGAAGATCGACTCCTCGAACCACAGAAATATTGCAATCCagagacagaggcagacagagaggaagacaaATTAATGTAATTGCACTCACATCTGACAGGCGATTGAGTGGAAGTGTTCTAAAACGGCTGCACTTTAACACAGAGCAGCCGAGTCATGTGCTGTTTGAGGAGGGAAGCATCTGCGTTTTTATGTGCCACAAAATGCTGAATCTTGCAAgcctttttttgtgtatgttgtaTGCCCGTGTGTGTGGCAAGTTACAGAACCATGTGTTGAGATAGCTAACATCCTCAGCCAGGTCTGCACTTGTCAGATAGAGGATATGTTTACCTAGGCAGACACAGAGGCCAGCACAGACCTGCCGGTCGTTCTCTTACTCACTACTATGACATCCTGCCTCCAGGAATGGCAAACACTCCCATCTCTTTGTCTGCGCGTGCGATTCAAGACAGATGATTACTCTGTTTACCTTCAAAATCCTCAATGAGAAAAAGCACCCCCATTGGTGTACTTGTGCAAACTTAATCGCCAATTGCTGTGATCACCTGGAGATGGATATTAACAATAAACTTCATTTAGTATGAAGGCCAGCTGGTAATGAATCACGTCTCACAGATTTGCTGCACGCATGAGGGTTTGAgaatgtacgtgtgtgtgtgtgtgtgtgtgtatgtgtgtgtgtgtgttcacactgCTATGAGCGGGTGTTGGGACATGTGGGGAGGTGGGTGGCTGCGGGTGCAGACACGCATATGTGCATGTGGGAGGGTATGGActaagtgtgagtgtgtgtacagtgtggcTAAGGGTGGAGGTGTTAAGTCAGGTCTGGCACGGCATACCTGAACTATAGATACCACATTTTTAATTAGGGTTAATTACTAAGACGAAAAAGTTtgacttcttaaaaaaaactgattgcTGTCAGTAATTTTGATAATTGTGTTAGTAAATTATTTAGGTTGTTTAAGCCTTTAATCTCTGCTTTTAACCCTTTGTATCACTGCAGATCGACTGAAACTTTGACCTTTGGAGTGTCAAATAGATTAAATTGCAATTTAAAGATGATGAATGAGGACATGGGAAAGTTTGGCtgacattttttattcttttacattttgtaGGTCTTCCCTATTTGAATTTTGTCTACATTAGTAAGTTTTAAACCTCATGAGGTGTACATGACATGTTCGTCTGGATACTCCCCTCCAGTCTGCCTGCCTTACAAATGTTTCTACCTGTCTAACCAGTCACAACGTTACACACCCATGTACAAGCCTGCTGGTTGGATTTGCTACTGTAAGGTAATTCTTTTACCCTAGACTAATCTCCTGACTGTGTTTAGCAATGGTGACTCGACCCCTCACCTGCCTGACTCAAGGCTGGTGATATTCTAAGAACTGCTGCCCTGGTGTAATCAGACTCTGTAATTACTGCTGTGACTGTTGTTTTCCTGACAAAGGATGTCTACCCGTCTGGTACTATTTCTACCCTGAGGTTTGCAGCTCCAGGAAGGCTACAAGCACTAGACATAATAGAGCCAGAAAGCAGACACTCCCAGACACCACAAGGGACCTACTGGCTAAATATGACACTGACCTCACAGGAGAGCAGCCGCACGGGCTTTACTCATCACCACATCATAGACATAGCATGGTCACAAAGTCATAACACCCTCCTTGTACATCCTATTGCCTCGCAGGCCCTTACAGAGCCAGGATAGGACATGCATCCCCATCTCTCTCACACTGGAAGGAGAGGGAGACTTCCTCTGAGGAGTTTGCTTTGGCTGCGTCCCCTGTGGGAACTGAGAATTgagtgggaggggggggtgggccAGAAGAGGGGGGACCACAGAGGAAGCACTGAGCTGAAGGAATGTATACTTGAAGGCCAAGTACAGCCTCCCCTTTCAGACTCCATTCAAGCATTGCCCTTTTCAACTCACTATTGTATGATATTTCTTTGAGGCGCTGCAATGAGGGAGCGGTTCAAAGCAAACCTGTAGGCTAAACAGGGTCTAATAGCAGAAGGGCAAGAGCaggcatgttttattttttaattagtgCTACATAATGGCATGGCAATACAAGAATAAGCTCCagcttctttatttttcttttttttcccctccccatCCCAGCATGGCAAAtaaccacagacacacaacacttTGCAAACATATCGATATCTGTTCAAAGAGCGTGGCGCTCAACCTGCGTGAATCATACTTTCTCAACATGATGCCAACTGGAGCGTGATTTTGATTGAACTGCTTTTTCACTTGAACACGGAACTAATCAACAATATTTCTCCTGTCGTTCGGTATGAGGGAAAAAGTCTAATCTTAACATCTTGGTTAGTTGAAGGGGAGCTTCAGCAAACATCAAACTGCAGACAACTGAGACTAAAGTTTAATCTCTTAGCTTCTCCAAACCAActgaaaaattatattttaagcattttttttttcaagaactGCGTCCACAGAC
Protein-coding sequences here:
- the skib gene encoding v-ski avian sarcoma viral oncogene homolog b isoform X1, which gives rise to MEGTSFQPHPGLQQTLQQFNLSSRRSLGGPAAFSARWHQDSLFGKDGKSVEMMLTLPAQTPPVMSGPLFIPSDRSTERCETVLEREPISCFVVGGEKRLCLPQILNSVLRDFSLQQINSVCDDLHIYCSRCTADQLEILKVVGILPFSAPSCGLITQTDAERLCNALIYGGTYPPHCNKESGSLELERTEKSFKVYHECFGRCKGLFVPELYTSPGAACIQCMDCRLMYPPHKFVVHSHKRLENRTVHWGFDSANWRAYVLLDPDYTGKEEKSHLEQLLKELKGKFDLTGKLSSKSCRSPSPIPTKRSKFDKLQSAESDRKPDWLQSLSKSAHKDLKQVQLKQRPSAFRPWSPKAADKEKPTTQKEVERTCSRNQGTHNLAFAHLAPAVHPKDSNTPDRGTAAISMQELHNGDAQPTTKPAHSSNPSRAEDMDTDGEIDVDDCDDSPMPASSLASPPSACTSVSQTLIPQSIARAQERPSWLPGTVCPEMDTMRQMLYAGLDTKEAREKILQEVVRMRVKQEEKLAAALQAKRSLQQELEFVRVAKKGRLREAIEAKRNLRKEIERLRVDWERKMRDAEESCGRLKRELERERQLRVCDKGCEAERLRVKYSTQIEELHVQLQQAEADREQLRRELQQEREARQSLESVVKDLQAQLALQASGSLPGDCKDTSTVIPQATKKKERKKKNIHI
- the skib gene encoding v-ski avian sarcoma viral oncogene homolog b isoform X2; its protein translation is MEGTSFQPHPGLQQTLQQFNLSSRRSLGGPAAFSARWHQDSLFGKDGKSVEMMLTLPAQTPPVMSGPLFIPSDRSTERCETVLEREPISCFVVGGEKRLCLPQILNSVLRDFSLQQINSVCDDLHIYCSRCTADQLEILKVVGILPFSAPSCGLITQTDAERLCNALIYGGTYPPHCNKESGSLELERTEKSFKVYHECFGRCKGLFVPELYTSPGAACIQCMDCRLMYPPHKFVVHSHKRLENRTVHWGFDSANWRAYVLLDPDYTGKEEKSHLEQLLKELKGKFDLTGKLSSKSCRSPSPIPTKRSKFDKLQSAESDRKPDWLQSLSKSAHKDLKQVQLKQRPSAFRPWSPKAADKEKPTTQKEVERTCSRNQGTHNLAFAHLAPAVHPKDSNTPDRGTAAISMQELHNGDAQPTTKPAHSSNPSRAEDMDTDGEIDVDDCDDSPMPASSLASPPSACTSVSQTLIPQSIARAQERPSWLPGTVCPEMDTMRQMLYAGLDTKEAREKILQEVVRMRVKQEEKLAAALQAKRSLQQELEFVRVAKKGRLREAIEAKRNLRKEIERLRVDWERKMRDAEESCGRLKRELERERQLRVCDKGCEAERLRVKYSTQIEELHVQLQQAEADREQLRRELQQEREARQSLESVVKDLQAQLALQASGSLPGDCKDTSTEAHRQTAQPSNGS